Genomic segment of Apium graveolens cultivar Ventura chromosome 7, ASM990537v1, whole genome shotgun sequence:
ttgtcaataagtCATTTTGTGACTTCTCCATGGAGTTCTCGATAAGGGTCTTTTATGACTTCTCAATGggcatctcgataagtcactctatgacttctcgacaagcatTGTAGATATCTCgatatacatatttatattgACTTCTCTACGAGTATAATTTTTTggacttatcaataactcagaactggaattatttaatttaataaattattttagtaaaatacttttgatataaaatcaactctacttttatgttgatttattcaatataaattggaataattcagtccaattaggacaaactggatatttattctacatctcgataagtcattatctagttctcgataagagttaggatagtgacatctcgacatgagttttctaattcacgtgacttctcgataagaaaaTATCAACCGTTTATTCcttacttctcgacaagtcacatctctagcctataaataccaaaatatctcgacataacccctctttacgctttcgagatctcaattgacctaatttttataaattttcactACTCTCACTTATTGCAAGCTCTTTCTTTCTCTAATCACTTACCCAGTCAAACTCAAACACTTTCAATGGCTGCCAACAACGTTAGAGCTGTTATTCCCAAGGATGGAACTAACTACTTGGAATTTGTTGATGCAAACTAAGCACCTGATACTCTCAAATGCTTTGTCAATTTTTTTTCTGAATCCTATCAGCTTTGACTACAAATATTGTGTTGTATTTGGATGTTCTTAACGAGTTTTGGAACTCAGCTATTGTAAACACAATTGTTCATGAGAATCAATCAGTCTCCTTGGTGATTAACTACACAATTCAAGGTGTTCTTGTGGAATTTGATGCTAATGATGTCAACAAAGCCTTGGGCATCCCTACAAACAACATTATGGAGGCTCAAACAACACATGAGTTGGCCGAGTTTATGAATTTCAtaaactacagtgagaagattgATATGGCCAGGATGAACAAGAAGAATCTAAGGAGATAATGGTCCTTCATTTTTGATTCTATCATTAGAGCATTCACATGCAAGAAGACTGGCTAAAAAAAATCTCTAGTGTGGTGTAGAAGCTGGTGCACTACATAGCATACAACATGCACCTCAATGTTTGCATGTTGATTCTGGAAGAGCTAAGCACAAGGCTGACCATGCATTTAGTAAGTAGAGAGGTAAAGAGATTTTCTTccctagatttataatgtccactttaaattataaaatagCTGGCATTCATATGTTTGAAGGGATAGATAGAAATCAAATAGGTAATTATAAATAGGTGTCCGAAATCTTATTTGGTTCACTAACTACAAAGAATCAGGTAAAGGTAGTTTTAAATGTCGCTGACTTCATGTTGATGAGGTTTAgaacttacccttaccctatgtcTGATATGAGATCAAGTGCAATATCTAGTACAACTATGACTTTTGCACCTGTCGAAGTACACAAATAGGATAACGCGCATGGGCCTTCCACCGCCGAAACCTTTCGTTCACAACCACTAGATGCTAGGAATCCAactacttcatcctctcaaaaggatgaagttAGTAAAAAAAAAGAAAGCAAACACATATGGTAGTTGTTACTAAGAGTGGTAATGACCAAACACTAattgagtcacccttggtcagaaagCCAAGAAGGGTAAGAAAACTGATTTGACCACTCAGATAACCACCTCTGAATCTTCTTAAAAAGATGCAGTTGTAACAAATGGGCAACAACAGTATCTAGTGAAAATTGCGGCATTATGTCTAGAAGAGTGTGTTCGACAATGTTCCACTTGCTTGCTCAGGCGATAATGGTtttaaatatatacatatatacaaattTATTTACACATGTATATTTATTGCATCTATGTATTATATATGTTTGAACTATATTAATTATATGTGTGAGCTACTTAACTCATGCTTCTAATCACATTTTCTAGTTAATTTGATAAGTACATATTTTGGAGAAGATAAATATTTTTACAATGGCTGAAGCTTCAGATGCTATTCACAAGGAATTCTCACGTGAAGATCAATGTGTTAGAGAAAAGGAGCATCTCAAGGAACAATGGAAAAGGAGGTCAAGGAACAAGGATCTCAGAAACAATCTCGTTCATGAGAGCAACAATGGTTATGTCGAGGGAATCCACCTTCAGCTCAAACTCAAACTTAACGAGCATGGGCTAAGGCTAGAAAGCTAATGACGCCGCATCTCTTCGCTCACTCCGGCAGGCGAACCTGAAACTTTAGGTGCGACGCTGAAACCTAGGACGAATATGTCAGTTGTTACATCCGGAATCATAGGTAAAATCGGTTATTCCGACGATATTCATTTGGGGTGTTTTTAGCAAATTTATCTCACAAGATTTAATATTATAGATTTTTCCATAAATTTGATCTAAATATTAATAactttaataataataaataatttatataggaaatttataaaaaatatacatGTTTCAAAACTTATTTTAAAAAAGATGGTAAAAATTACATACAAGGGTACAAGAAGATTACTCGAATTTGCATATGAGTTTGCAAATATTACaccatatttttaaaaatattttatacatattattaattaaatgctttaataatttattttaaaataattataaactaCGTATTCAAAAGTTGTCACCTCAAGTGTGTAACATCACGATAAAACATAAAAGACTCGCAAATGTTTTGTTTTATAATTACAAACTTTTATCAATATCGATTTAAGCTATAAATACAAGGAATCAACAAATAAAATGTGCAACCCCATTTTTTTAAATTTCGATTAGTGTCGATTTAAATTTTCTAGTTATTCATTTTTTCATGTCTCGATTTTGGGTTTCCCTCCACTAATCCCCGAAAACTCCCCCCAATTTTCTTCCCACTAACCCTAATTCCTCTTCATATATAAACTCACAAATACATACATACTCTATTCTTCTCCGATTACAAACTCCTTTTCACATTCCAATTCTACCCCTCCTACACACTTTTTTTACTACACCAAAATTATTTTCCAGTCAATTCACACATTCTCTCTCAATGATATTCGTATGCCTCTTCAACTCCGTCAACAACTTCTCAGTCACCGTGTAATTATAAACCCGGTTCATCTCTCCCGACCCGATCCGACCCGTCCGGCGAATAGAAGTAATAAATTAATGCTCTGAGAACGACGTCGTTGGAAGCAtaattgaaattagggttttgaaaGAGATGGATGAGTTTGATAGTGGTGGACAGAGTGGTGGAGATAAGGGCTTGGATGGTGAAGATGATGGAACCACTCCTATTCCTGAAAGggtatacatacatacatacatacatacatatatatatgtatctatAGATTTTTATTAAAATGTTtgttaatttttattattatgaTAACTGTGTGTTTGTGGGTTATGATTTATGTTGGGTTTTAATGTGTTTTGTGGTGAAAAGATGCAAACTTGGTTATGGTATGTTTTTGTGTGATATTTTTTGATGTAATCTTAATTTTTCGAAACTATTGGTTTTCGATGATGTCTTGATTTGGCGGAATTAAGTGTTTTTAGACGGCGTTGAGTGGTGGTAATTGTTGATTATATGAAATGTGATATGGGTTTACAAGTGTTTATGGGGGAGTGGAGATTACTGATATGTGTAGTGTCTGCGGGTGGTGTCTAAGATTGTATTGTTAGTTGTTAATTATGAGTAGTGCTATGTTCCCCAAAATTCTTCCCCAAAATTTTTACCAAATGATGTGGCAAACACATGGCATATTTTAATTTGTAGGCGCATATTGATGCACGCGGGGTCTCATATTATGTTTAGAAAAGTTGCTATTTACTATATGACACATCAGCATTTGAGAAAACTTTTGGGAAAAAAATTTGGGGAACCTAGTATTTCTCGTTAATTATTGATGTATAGTTTATTTGTAAACGGAGCTAATAGTATATTTGTATGTGTTCGGGTACTGTGTTTTACGGACTTTAGAATTTGATTGTAGTATATAGATATTAGTGTGATTGAagtttattaaatataaaattgaacTTTAATGTAGATAAGCTAATAAATTTTTGATATACATAACAGGTTAGTATTtcatttttaaacttttaaaCCTGCAGTGTGCAAAAAAAATTTGAACGCTGCAGTGCAGGAATTCTGACCTGCATTTAGAGGTGCTGCGTGGGTTGCTTCTGCAGTGTGAGCGTTTTTATTAATACCCTATCTAATGTGTCAAATATTAAACAATTTGAAATGTGTCCTGGTTTATGTTTCTTTTAGCGATTTGCACACGTATGGCCCGTACAAGGCCGGCCCTTGCCAAGGATATTGTTATTTGTATTTGTCGATCTGTTATGTCTATTTACAAGAATTGTTTTAGTGATTAACAGGGCTGGAGCcatgataataaaaaggggagCAAGAGGGGAGGATATTTCACAAAATTTAGAGCAGAAGTAAATTTATGTAAAGCAGACATAAATATTGTCTTGAAAATTTGTAAATTAAATACTTGTATATATCTACTATAATTGTTATACTGACTTTATATCTTTTCTAACTTTGGGGGGGAGGGTGTTAAATTTTACATTAAATGACCTTTAAAGCAATAACTTAAAATATTCGAACTACTATAAAAGCTCCTGGCCGCCACCCTCACCTTTGAGTTTGACCGTACATCTTTAAGTTTTTGATACAAGTGTTTTAGTTATTAATTTTATTGACATCTATAGTTCTGTCATCTGTGTTCTTTTTAATGGGCCGTGATGTAAGAGTAAGAGAACGTTCATTCATGAGTACCTATGCTCACATGTTACGGCTTTTAGATGTGTAGTAGCAATTTTATTTAACTATTGGTTATATGTAACAGGTCCAGGTTGGCTCTTCCCCTTTATACAAAGTTGAGAAGAAACTGGGCAAAGGAGGATTTGGACAAGTGTATGTAGGACGTCGGATTAATGCTCAACTTCCACATGATAGAATTGGCGCCGGAGCAGTGGAGGTATGGTACTCTTAGTGGTTTATATGAAGGCACAGTTATTACGTATTGGCTAATTGAAATGCTTTGAAAATATTAGGTTGCTCTAAAATTTGAGCATAAGAACAGCAAAGGATGTAATCATGGACCACCCTACGAGTGGCAAGTATATAGGTGAGGAGTTCTCCAGTATATTCTTATGTTATGTTTGATGCAATGCATTCATTGAATTACTGGAAAATCTGTTAATTTTAATAagtttatttatttagtattctTGGAGGCATTCATGGTGTTCCACGCGTGCACTACAAAGGCAAGCAAGGTGATTACTACATAATGGTATGTCAATGTTCTTATTTTCGGTTAATTATATAAGATGATGGCAGTACTCATAGATTAATTCCATCTCTCTCATTCTGAACAACTTCGGCAGGTTATGGACATGCTTGGACCTAGTTTATGGGACATCTGGAACAACAAGTCTCACACGTAAGCTATCTTTCGATACAAAGTCTTAAATTTTTTTGTTGTAGCTTATTGTCTACCTAGCAGTTAGCGATGTTTTGACTTTGTTGACTCTAGGATGTCAACTGAAATGGTTGCATGTATTGCCATCGAAGCAATCTCTATTCTCGAGAAGGTGCATTCTAAAGGGTAAGTTTCATTTATTCTTGTAGTCTCAAACATTTAACAAAAACGTTTTTTGATTATCTCTGTTATTTCAGTCTTTCCTAATGTGTATTGTGTTATATAATGTTTTATTCTGTATATAAGAGGACCATGTTGTAGATATTTTTCCTTGTAATATCCTGCAACAGAATCAACCCTTTCAAATTAATATCATTTTACACAATTGAGTTCACTTGTAAGTTGTAACCAAAGATATCAAGGGCATTATTAAAAAGAAGATATAATGGACAAAAACTGTCAGCCACTCCTGAATAATTTTTAAGGGTGTTATTGTTTAATGCTAATCTGCATGATATATAATATTTAAGACCGCGTCTTGTTTCTAATTGTTCCTACTGCATAATTCTAGGTACAGCACTTCAGAACACATGAGAATTGTCCTCCAATTGCTTGTTAATGTCTTACTTCTGCTTAAGTTTTGTTTCATTAAATAACTAACTTCCCTGGATAAGGCTATTGATGACTTTTGATGAACCATAAATGTTGTTATACTAAGGTTGGCTGCAATTTGTGTAGATATGTGCATGGGGATGTGAAACCAGAGAACTTTCTGCTAGGTCCACCTGGAACACCAGAAGAGAAGAAGCTCTTTCTTGTCGACCTTGGATTAGGTAAGGTGTCAATCTTGAACATTAATACCTTGCACATTATGTAATGCTCTCCTTATAATTTGAGATGGTGCTTAAGTTAATATGTTTATATGCTGTAAAATATTAGCTACTAAGTGGAGAGATATCTCAAGCCAACATGTTGAATACGATCAGCGCCCAGATGTTTTTAGGTACTTTATCTTAACATGATCTCAGTTTCTTTCTTTTGTTATGTGTACCCTGTTTATATATCTCTGCACTAAGGATGATTGATATCATGGCACAAACACTCTTGGCGCAGGGGGACTGTGCGATATGCCAGTGTGCATGCTCATCTTGGAAGAACCGGAAGCCGGAGAGATGATTTAGAATCTCTTGCTTACACACTTATTTTTCTTCTCCGTGGACGCTTGCCTTGGCAGGGTTTCCAGGTTTGTTGATCCTGAATTTATAAGAATAGTCTGGGTATGTCATCACTATTATCTTTTTTACATTTGCGTCTCATTCAGGGTGAAAATAAAGGGTTCCTTGTCTGCAAGAAAAAGATGGCTACCTCCCCAGAAGCTCTTTGTGCCTTTTCACCTTTGCCATTTCGAGAATTTGTTGAACATGTAGTAAATTTGAAGTTCGATGAGAAGCCTAACTATGCAAAATATATTTCCCTTTTTGATGGAATAGTTGGTCCAAATCCAGATGTGAGGCCAATTAATACTGAAGGTGCTCAGAAGGTATGCTTTATGTTTCCTTGCACCATCACTGCTGGCTCTTCATTTTGTTGTTTTCTAATTAGACCTGGACTGTTGATTTATTATTTATCCTTTTGGTACGTTTTCTTTTGAAACTTTAATCCTTGTGGTACTTTGTAAGTAATAAATATGATAAACTGCCGGGAGCTGGTTGAgcattttttaaaaatatttctacACCATGTGTAGCTCGTAGTTGGACAGAAGAGAGGACGTATGGTGATGGATGAAGAAGACGAAGACCAACCAAAGAAGAAAATCAGGATGGGAATGCCTGCAACCCAGTGGATTAGTGTCTATAATGCTCGACGTCCTATGAAGCAAAGGTATGTATGTCATGCAACTGTACTCCATATAAGGTTTTGGCAAATGGTAGAATGAAGACATCATATATTTACTTGATGGTGTAGATATCACTACAATGTAGCTGAAGGGAGACTTGCTCAGCACATTGAAAAAGGGAATGAAGATGGATTATTTATCAGTAGTGTGGCCTCTTGCTTGAACCTTTGGGCTATAATCATGGATGCGGGGACTGGATTTTCTTCACAAGTTTATGAAGTCTCACCTCAATTTCTTCACAAGGTAGATTATGCTTAGTTCTGACACCATTTTTATCGTGCTTTTATACATACTACATATGATAAAATTTTGTTTGGTTATTCAGCTAAATATATCTGATTTTCTTATTTAAGGAATGGATCATGGAACAATGGGACCAAAATTATTACATTAGTGCTATAGCAGGGGCTAACAACGGGAGTTCACTTGTAGTAATGTCAAAGGGTTAGTGGAATTGCCTAACATCCATATTTTTAGTATTGTTTGGGACAAGTACATTTTGAACTTTGTGGTCAGAAATTTTAACATCTTTTACAGAAACATGTTCAGCGTGAAGGCCAGAGTGCACATGTTAGTGTTCACTCATATTTTTTATAGTCAATCTAACTTCTTTTAATTATAAATTCTAGGTACTCAATATGTACAACAGTCGTATAAAGTAAGTGATTCATTTCCTTTTAAGTGGATAAACAAGAAGTGGAGAGAGGGATTCTTTGTTACCGCCATGGCAACTGCAGGAAGTCGTTGGGGGATCGTGATGTCTCGTGGGGCTGGATTTTCTGAACAGGTTTTTCTCATACCGTGTTTTTTTTGTCGTAAAGATCATGCATGCAGGTGCAACAACCTTGTTTATATTTCCTTTTGCAATTACTACACAGGTTGTGGAACTAGACTTTTTATATCCTAGTGAAGGTGTTCATAGGAGGTGGGATGGAGGATATCGCATCACATCAACTGCTGCAACTGCGGACCAAACTGCTTTAGTTCTTAGTATACCAAGAAGAAAGCCAGCGGATGAAACACAAGAAACATTACGGACTTCTGCTTTTCCTAGCACACATGTCAAAGTGAGTAAATAAGATACCTTTTCAGTTTTCATGATGTAGCTATGTAGTTTTTTTTATGTATTGTGTAATATATGGATTGTATGGTTTTCTTGCAGGAAAAATGGGCAAAGAATTTATATATTGCATCGATTAGTTATGGCCGAACTGTTTCATGAGTTGCCATATTTTTGTTAAGCAATGCATTTTGAAGATGCTTCAGTTTTGTGAAGGATGCATTTTTGGAGGCTCCTATGCTCTGGGCACACATTAGTATTCACATCTTGGTTTCATCTCTGGATTGATTTTACGCCAGTCTTGTATTTGGAGCATGTTAAATTATGATTTCAGAAGATGTATTGGGGTGTGTTGGTTTCTAATTAGGAAAAAACCCTGTAGAGCAGTCTTACCTTAGAGTACTATTATCAGCTGAGGTTTGTATAGTTTTCTTATCAGTAATTTGTCCGAAACCATTCAAGTGCAATGCTTGGTTACCAAACATGGCAATGTTGTAAATGTGCAATATTAGAATTCTCAGTCTGCTCGATGAATCGACAAATTGTGCCTAGTCTTTTACATCTGCTCGATGAATCGACAAATTGTGCCTAGTcttttacaatttatttttttGCTGCTGGCTTATGTTTAGAATTGGAACAAAATTTCATTGTTTACGAGCATATCTTTAGTAAGGAAAGTGCAATCTTTTAGAACATGTTTTTAGATTGTAATACATCAGAGCATACCAACAATGCTAAATACATATACGAATTTGTAGCTTTTAATAAATAAtccaattaataattatatacaatttttttgaataatattcTATGAAATAACTCATAACTAAGTTCTAGTCAGGAGTCCCTACTTTATTTTTCTAACATATAAGtttttatttttctaacataTAAGTTATTAGTTATTATATTATCAAGCTCCCTCTTATAATGTATGTAACACCCCACTTAAACAAGTAGATGTTACACAAGATAAGCCTTATTTATTAATGGAAGTAAAAACAAtctaaacataatttatttaattaacaAAAGTTCAAAAAATCTAAAATAAAGTTCTCTAACAAGATCCAAAATAATATGGAATAAAATATGTCATTGACTTTATTTTAAACTAGTATAATAACCCGTGCGAAGCATGTgtcattttctagaatttttttatgcatcatacaattataatgttcttaattgttttcttatttgtaaatgttgtacaatgtctaatgtatatcaaatacaagttgattaTTTATCAAtttgtattattttcataaaagacaataccaaattacacaacgtttcaaatataactcattaagcaatatatatatataatttgtatttaatgaatgaatataaatagggtagtcagtgtacgtttaaaacgaaattattatacttaatctgtagaatgccgttagtatatttacaaataaaaagttaaa
This window contains:
- the LOC141671732 gene encoding casein kinase 1-like protein HD16: MDEFDSGGQSGGDKGLDGEDDGTTPIPERVQVGSSPLYKVEKKLGKGGFGQVYVGRRINAQLPHDRIGAGAVEVALKFEHKNSKGCNHGPPYEWQVYSILGGIHGVPRVHYKGKQGDYYIMVMDMLGPSLWDIWNNKSHTMSTEMVACIAIEAISILEKVHSKGYVHGDVKPENFLLGPPGTPEEKKLFLVDLGLATKWRDISSQHVEYDQRPDVFRGTVRYASVHAHLGRTGSRRDDLESLAYTLIFLLRGRLPWQGFQGENKGFLVCKKKMATSPEALCAFSPLPFREFVEHVVNLKFDEKPNYAKYISLFDGIVGPNPDVRPINTEGAQKLVVGQKRGRMVMDEEDEDQPKKKIRMGMPATQWISVYNARRPMKQRYHYNVAEGRLAQHIEKGNEDGLFISSVASCLNLWAIIMDAGTGFSSQVYEVSPQFLHKEWIMEQWDQNYYISAIAGANNGSSLVVMSKGTQYVQQSYKVSDSFPFKWINKKWREGFFVTAMATAGSRWGIVMSRGAGFSEQVVELDFLYPSEGVHRRWDGGYRITSTAATADQTALVLSIPRRKPADETQETLRTSAFPSTHVKEKWAKNLYIASISYGRTVS